The Pedosphaera parvula Ellin514 DNA window CCTTCAAAATTCAGGATGAATGGTATTACCATATGCGTTTTCAGGAGGAAGATCATGTCACCCCTATCCTCACCGCAATCCCACCAGATTCCACCCGCGAACATCCCGATGATCCTCACGGCGGAAACCCGGTTGTGCGTTCCCGCAAAGGCATGCCGGAGGATGTTGCCTGGGCTTATCAACGCCCCGATGGAGGTCGCGGCTTCGGCTTCACCGGCGCTCATCACCACGAAAACTGGGGCAACGATGATTTTCGCAAAATCGTGCTGAACGCCATTGTCTGGACGGCTCAAATGGATGTTCCTCCGAACGGGATCGAATCCACCATTACTCCGGAGGATCTCGAGCAAAACCTTGATCCGAAAGGCCCAAAGAAGGTGGCCAAAAAAAGCACACCTCCTCCCAATTCTCCCAAACCCAAATATGCCAGCGGTATTATACAATCCGGCCAGATAACCGTGGATGCTGACATTACCGGTGCCAAGTCTCTGTATCTGGTCGTGACCGATGGTGGAAATGGCATCGGCTGCGACTGGGCGGATTGGGTGAATCCACAACTCGTGCGGGCTGATGGCACTTCGGTAAAGCTCACCTCATTGAAGTGGAAATTAGCCAGTGCTGGCTGGGGCAATGTCAATGTGGATAAGAATGCCGCGGGTGGGCCTCTCAAGGTTGGTCAGAAAGTCGCAAAAGACGGCATTGGCACACATTCCCCTTCTCTCATTGAATTCGAGCTTCCCGAAAACTTCACCCACTTCCTGGCCAAGGCTGGCATCGACCAGGGTGGAATCGAACAGAATTGCGGCTCTGCGGTGCAATTCATGGTCTTTACTGAAAAACCGGACGACTCCCTGTTAAAGGTGTCTTCTGGTGAAAACTTTATTCCTCCGCATCAAGTCGGACCTGATGCAGCCAGGGAATCCTTGAAAAACTTCACTGTCGCGCCCGGCCTCGAAGTCTCTCTGTTCGCCTCGGAACCGATGCTGCGCAATCCCACCGATATGGATATCGATGAACGCGGTCGCATTTGGATCACCGAAGGTGTGAACTATCGTTCCACTATCAAGCCATGGGGCATTCTCGACCCCAAAGGCGACCGCATCGTCGTGCTGGAGGATACCGATGGTGACGGTGTCGCCGACAAGGAAACCACCTTCTACCAGGGGCCGGAGATCAACGCTGCCCTGGGCATCTGCGTTCTTGGCAACAAGGTTATCGTCTCTTCGTCCCCGAACATTTTTGTTCTTACCGACACAGGCGGCGATGGCAAAGCAGACAAAAAGGAACTGCTTTTCACAGGAATTTCCGGTGTCGATGACGACCACGGTGTCCATGCCGTAAGCTTCGGCCCTGACGGAAAACTTTACTTCAACTTCGGCAACCATGCCGGTCAACTCAAAGACAAGGATGGGAAGCCGGTCATGGACATCGATGGCAATGAAGTAATCAACATTGGCAAGCCTTATCGTAATGGCATGGCCGTTCGCTGCAATCTCGATGGCACAGGCGTCGAAGTGCTCGCTCATAACTTCCGCAATCCCTACGAAGTCGCGGTCGATTCCTTTGGCACCGTCTGGCAATCGGACAACGACGACGATGGCAACCGCAGTGTTCGCATCAACTACCTTATGGAGCATGGCAACTTCGGTTACGCCGACGAAATGACGGGTGAAGGGTGGACCGCCAAACGCACCGGCATGGAGGAGGAAATCCAGCAACGCCACTGGCATCAGAATGATCCCGGCGTCGTGCCCAACCTGCTCATCACCGGAGCCGGCGCTCCCACGGGTATTGCTATATACGAAGGCAATCTGCTCCCGAAGGCATTTCAGAACCAGATCATTCTTTGCGACGCCGGGCCACGGACGGTGCGCGCCTATCCGGTTGAAGCCCGGGGCGGTGGTTACAAGGCGGAATGTGTCGACCTCCTCTCCAGCAGCGATTCCTGGTTTCGCCCGTCCGATGTTTGTGTCGCGCCCGATGGTTCCATCTATGTTGCTGACTGGAACGATGCTGGCGTAGGTGGTCACAACATGGCTGACCGGGACCCCGCCCGCATGACGGGCCGCGTCTACCGGATCGCACCGGTTGGTTTCAAACCTTCCGTGCCAAAACTGGATCTCACCACTCCTGCGGGCTGCGTGAATGCCCTCGCATCTCCAAACCTTTCCACCCGCTATGTCGCCTGGATGGAGCTCAAGCATATGGGCATCCGTGCGGAAAGCGAACTGCTCAAAGTGTGGCAGGACACCAAAGCCAACCCTCGCATGCGCGCCCGTGCGCTCTATTTCCTCTCGCAAATCAAAGGTACCGAGCACGAATATGTGAAGAAAGCCGTGCTGGACTCTAACCCGGACATTCGTATCGCCGGTTTACGAGCTGGTTGCGAAGCCAAACTCGACATGACCCTGTTTGTAAAGGCGCTGGTGTATGATCCTTCGGATGCCGTGAGGCGCGAATGCGCGATTACCCTCCGTCACAGCAACTCTCCGAAAGCTCCAAAACTCTGGGCCACACTGGCCACACAGCACGATGGCAAGGACCGCTGGTATCTCGAAGCACTGGGTATCGGCATGGACAAACAGGAGGACAAGTTCTTCGAAGCCTGGTTGGCTGAAGTAGGTGACAAATGGAACACTCCACGCGGCCACGACGTCATCTGGCGCTCCCGCTCTTCCAAAGCCCTGCCTTATCTTGTAAAGATTATCTCGGATAAAAACACCTCGCCCAGGGAACGCGATCATTACTTCCGTGCCCTGGATTTCATCAGCGGCCCGGAAAAGGATGCAGCCCTGCTCGAACTGCTGTCGGCCTCCGCACCGTCTAAATAGTTCTTCCCGCACTCCAAAGGGCGCGCAGGCGAAATATTCTGCGCGCCCTTTGCTTTTTCTTGAGTTTCAACGACGGCAGGATTACTGTCGCCCTTATGAGAATGAGGCTTCAATATTTCCGCTTTGATAAAGATCGCCGGGAACTCTTGTCTCTCTCCGCCGCCCGCGCCCTGGCTCTTTTTCTCGGCACTTTCAGCTTTATAAACATTGTCGCGAGCTTCCGGCTGCCCGGTCTAGATGCTAATCTCTGGTGGATTGACCTGCGAGCTCTGCCGGAACTGCCCGCCAAATTTTTTCTCCTGCTCAGCTCCCTTGTTTTGATTTCCTTTGCCGTTCGCCCGCCACAATCGAACTGGCGCCGAATCACCACCGTCCTTTTTACTGGTTTGCTCGCAGCCGCTGGCGCCTGCAACAGTATTAAGTTCTATTCACTCATGGCGCACGGAACCATCCGGCCCGCATTTCCTCTGCCCATTTCTCTTTTCATCCTGGCTGGCTTGATACTCATCTGCCGGGCGGCTTCACGCCCTGACTTCCACCCCGCGCAGGCTCGGGCCACTGTCCGCACTACTGGTTTATTCCTCCTCTGTCTCCTTGCCTTTCCCTTCGCCCAAATGCTTTGCTTTGGTAAAACCGATTATCGTCGCCCGGCGGATGTGGCAGTTGTCCTTGGAGCCCGGGCCTATGCCGACGGCCGGCCTTCTGATGCCTTGGCAGATCGTGTTCGCACCGCCTGTCAGCTTTACCGTGATGGTCTGGTCAAGAAGCTGATTTTCTCGGGCGGACCAGGCGATGGTTCGGTTCATGAAACGGAATCCATGACCCGCATGGCGGTTCAACTTGGAGTCAAACCGCAGGATATCCTTACCGACCGGGCTGGACTAAACACTCAGGCGACAGTCAACAATACTGAGCGCCTTTTCTCCCAAATTAATGCCCGTCATATTCTGGTCGTCAGCCACTTTTACCATTTGCCGCGTATCAAAATGGCTTACCGCCGCGATGGTTGGGATGTTTACACTGTTCCGGCCAGGGAAACCTATTTGCTCCGCGAAACGCCTTACATGATGGCGCGTGAGGTAGCCGCCATATGGGTTTATTATTTGAAACCCTTGGTTTCCCATGCCGTGTAGGAATTTTGCGCTAGAATACTTTTTCACTGGCCTCCGTCCAAGCTTGGCAGGTAGTATGCATTTGCTGGAAAAAGACTTTTTATGCGTATCCAAGTTGTTTTGTCTTTTTTGTTGATGGCGCTGACCCTTCAGGCATCCACGCCTGAACTCGGCAAGGATAAGCTGCGTCGCCTGGTAAAATTGCCCGGCATCGCCTTTCAGGCGGACTGGACATTCGACCCTGAGCGTGGTTTTACCATTGGTCTGCCGCATGAAGATCTCTCCCCCCAAATCGACAATTTACGGAAGGACCTGAAGGGTGATGTAAGCGACGCTCAACGATACTATCAACTCGGCCGGCTTTACTCAGAAAGCGGAGATTACACTTCCGCAGAGGAATCCTGGGCCAAGGCCGTTGAGCTTTACCGCAAAACCATCGAACAACAATCCGACAACAGTGAGTTTCTGTTGGAATTTGGGAAATCCTTGAACAATATCGGCAGGCGGGAGGAAGCCGAGAGCGTTCTACGCCGCGCCACCCGCGTTGGTTCCACCGATTGGAAGTGCTGGGTAACCCTGGGCCGTTTCCTGGACGCCCAAGCTCGTAGCGAACTGACCGAAAGCTCCCGAAACATCAGAAAAAGAACCGCTTCCGAGTCCTTTAAACCCTCCTACAATAAAGTCAGTCATTCACAAAGGTGCCTTGATGAAGCGGCTGGATGTTTTGAAAAAGCTGTTACGATCGCACCGGACGAGGCGGATGTTTATTTCCGTCGGGCGATGCACCATTCGCTGGAGAACTATGTTCTCTCGGAAATTCAGCGCTTCACGGGTGCTCAACAGGATAATTCAGACCCATTAACCAAATGTTTCACTCAGAAAAGCCTGTCCGACCTGCAACGCTCCCGCGACCTGAGCCCCAAGGATCCCAAACGCATTCTGGGGGTGGTTTTGTTCGAAATGTATATGGCCAAAGATGGCAAAATTAAGCGGGATGACGAGTCCGCCTGGAGTTCACTCCCGGACAAAACTCAGCTTTCCATCCGTGATGCCATGACGCGCCTCGAAAACATGGCGCAAGACCCTGATGAGCACGTGGTGGCCGGCGCGTTGGAAGCACTTGGAATTCTGCAGGGACCCATCCTCCGTGATTATTGTTGTAGTGTTTCCAGCCTGCAGCGCGCCGTATCGCTTGATCCTAATCGTGATCAGGCATGGGAAACCCTCTCGTCCATGCTCATCAAGTCGCAAAACTATCCCGAATTGCTCACCGTTTGTCAGGACCGTCTAAAATTTAAGGACACCGCTCATACCCGCATGTTGCTGGCCAAAGCATGTGAAAAGATGAAACTTTGGACCGATGCTGAGGAGCACACGCTCGCAGCTGTAAAGGATTCCCCCAATGATTATGGCGCCACCCTCTCGATCGCCGCTCTCCTACTCCGCCGGATGCAGGATGCCAACGTGTCTGCCGAAGTGAATGGCTGGCTTGGACGTGCCGAGAGCCTCCTGAACACCATGCCTGAGCAGCAAAAATCCCGTCAGCAGGTGATCGAACTCGCCCTGGATCGAACCATCTTCTTTGCCTTAAATGATGACCTCCAAACCGCCCGCAAATGGGTGAACATGGTCAAGGAAAAGGATAACGACAACGACATTGCCCAGGAAATTATCGCTGCGATGCAGTATTGAGTGTCTGGTGCCCCGCTCACGTAAAGCCGTTTCACTTTTCGCCTCCGTATTTCTGGCTTAAAAGGGCATCGCCTGGCCGGAAAAACCAGCCAGGCGAAATACAGATCACGCTATCAAGTAATTCCAACTCAACTTGAAATGGTAGAGGTGATCCACCAAGTAAAAGCGGTTAACCACTCGCTCCTACAGCGCATTTAATACATCGATCAACTGCCGCAGCCGGCCGTAATCCCGACGATTGAATCCAAACGCAATCCGTGGCAGGTCAATCATATCTTCATCCGCGCGTTCTTCGGGAGTCGCTTCAATCGTGGCAATCTTCGGCCCGACAATGATATCGGCAAAGTCCTCGTTCATTGCTTCGATGGCCGATGCTGAAGGCGCATGCTTGAGGCGAATCACAAACAGCTCTTTTACGAACCGGGTCGAAACAAAATTACGATAAAAGCGGCTGATGATCTTCACCGCTTGATCCGTATCATCCGTAATTTGATAAAGGTT harbors:
- a CDS encoding PVC-type heme-binding CxxCH protein translates to MKCLKAIALLLCVFALSKPNNSCAEDKKKIVLVAGTPSHGPREHEHNAGVLLLKKCLDKVPDIEAIAYTNGWPKDAKAFDGAATILLYMDGGDHHLAIQDHHLDQLQEQMKRGCGLVCIHYAVEVPSKPGGMEFLNWIGGYFETNWSVNPNWEADFKDLPPHPVTRGVKPFKIQDEWYYHMRFQEEDHVTPILTAIPPDSTREHPDDPHGGNPVVRSRKGMPEDVAWAYQRPDGGRGFGFTGAHHHENWGNDDFRKIVLNAIVWTAQMDVPPNGIESTITPEDLEQNLDPKGPKKVAKKSTPPPNSPKPKYASGIIQSGQITVDADITGAKSLYLVVTDGGNGIGCDWADWVNPQLVRADGTSVKLTSLKWKLASAGWGNVNVDKNAAGGPLKVGQKVAKDGIGTHSPSLIEFELPENFTHFLAKAGIDQGGIEQNCGSAVQFMVFTEKPDDSLLKVSSGENFIPPHQVGPDAARESLKNFTVAPGLEVSLFASEPMLRNPTDMDIDERGRIWITEGVNYRSTIKPWGILDPKGDRIVVLEDTDGDGVADKETTFYQGPEINAALGICVLGNKVIVSSSPNIFVLTDTGGDGKADKKELLFTGISGVDDDHGVHAVSFGPDGKLYFNFGNHAGQLKDKDGKPVMDIDGNEVINIGKPYRNGMAVRCNLDGTGVEVLAHNFRNPYEVAVDSFGTVWQSDNDDDGNRSVRINYLMEHGNFGYADEMTGEGWTAKRTGMEEEIQQRHWHQNDPGVVPNLLITGAGAPTGIAIYEGNLLPKAFQNQIILCDAGPRTVRAYPVEARGGGYKAECVDLLSSSDSWFRPSDVCVAPDGSIYVADWNDAGVGGHNMADRDPARMTGRVYRIAPVGFKPSVPKLDLTTPAGCVNALASPNLSTRYVAWMELKHMGIRAESELLKVWQDTKANPRMRARALYFLSQIKGTEHEYVKKAVLDSNPDIRIAGLRAGCEAKLDMTLFVKALVYDPSDAVRRECAITLRHSNSPKAPKLWATLATQHDGKDRWYLEALGIGMDKQEDKFFEAWLAEVGDKWNTPRGHDVIWRSRSSKALPYLVKIISDKNTSPRERDHYFRALDFISGPEKDAALLELLSASAPSK
- a CDS encoding YdcF family protein, producing the protein MRMRLQYFRFDKDRRELLSLSAARALALFLGTFSFINIVASFRLPGLDANLWWIDLRALPELPAKFFLLLSSLVLISFAVRPPQSNWRRITTVLFTGLLAAAGACNSIKFYSLMAHGTIRPAFPLPISLFILAGLILICRAASRPDFHPAQARATVRTTGLFLLCLLAFPFAQMLCFGKTDYRRPADVAVVLGARAYADGRPSDALADRVRTACQLYRDGLVKKLIFSGGPGDGSVHETESMTRMAVQLGVKPQDILTDRAGLNTQATVNNTERLFSQINARHILVVSHFYHLPRIKMAYRRDGWDVYTVPARETYLLRETPYMMAREVAAIWVYYLKPLVSHAV
- a CDS encoding tetratricopeptide repeat protein gives rise to the protein MRIQVVLSFLLMALTLQASTPELGKDKLRRLVKLPGIAFQADWTFDPERGFTIGLPHEDLSPQIDNLRKDLKGDVSDAQRYYQLGRLYSESGDYTSAEESWAKAVELYRKTIEQQSDNSEFLLEFGKSLNNIGRREEAESVLRRATRVGSTDWKCWVTLGRFLDAQARSELTESSRNIRKRTASESFKPSYNKVSHSQRCLDEAAGCFEKAVTIAPDEADVYFRRAMHHSLENYVLSEIQRFTGAQQDNSDPLTKCFTQKSLSDLQRSRDLSPKDPKRILGVVLFEMYMAKDGKIKRDDESAWSSLPDKTQLSIRDAMTRLENMAQDPDEHVVAGALEALGILQGPILRDYCCSVSSLQRAVSLDPNRDQAWETLSSMLIKSQNYPELLTVCQDRLKFKDTAHTRMLLAKACEKMKLWTDAEEHTLAAVKDSPNDYGATLSIAALLLRRMQDANVSAEVNGWLGRAESLLNTMPEQQKSRQQVIELALDRTIFFALNDDLQTARKWVNMVKEKDNDNDIAQEIIAAMQY